From the genome of Opitutaceae bacterium, one region includes:
- a CDS encoding aquaporin family protein: MKKYLVEFIGTFILVLTVGFAVRNGSVLAPLAIGSALMIAVFAGGHVSGGHYNPAVSLGVLIRGKMPMSDLLPYWIAQLAGGAVAAWVTTFVLGKPTAAAAGFELMPSLVVEFLFTFALVWVVLNTATSKGTSGNSFYGLAIGFTVLVGAVAVGGISGGAFNPAVGLGVVMMGLVKSAQLAVYVGADLAGGVVAAIVYLYVSGKE; this comes from the coding sequence ATGAAAAAATATCTCGTTGAGTTCATCGGTACGTTCATCCTCGTCCTCACCGTTGGTTTCGCCGTGCGCAATGGCAGCGTGCTCGCGCCTCTGGCAATCGGCTCCGCCCTGATGATCGCGGTTTTTGCCGGTGGCCACGTTTCCGGCGGCCATTACAATCCTGCCGTTTCACTTGGAGTCCTGATCCGCGGCAAGATGCCCATGAGCGATCTGCTGCCTTATTGGATCGCACAGCTCGCCGGCGGTGCCGTCGCCGCCTGGGTGACGACGTTCGTCCTGGGAAAACCCACCGCTGCAGCGGCGGGATTTGAGCTGATGCCCTCGCTGGTCGTGGAGTTTCTGTTCACGTTTGCCCTCGTGTGGGTGGTGCTGAACACCGCGACGTCCAAGGGAACCAGCGGCAATTCGTTCTATGGCCTCGCGATCGGCTTCACGGTTCTCGTGGGTGCGGTTGCTGTCGGAGGCATTTCCGGCGGCGCCTTCAATCCCGCGGTCGGCCTCGGCGTGGTGATGATGGGCCTGGTGAAGTCAGCACAGCTCGCCGTCTATGTCGGCGCAGACCTGGCAGGCGGCGTTGTGGCCGCCATCGTTTATCTCTACGTGAGCGGGAAAGAATAG
- a CDS encoding RNA methyltransferase yields the protein MALTKAELTHLRSLREKKHREELGLFVVEGEKVVHELVSAGYPLVGIYALEIEAFDSGAIPVHRVTDGEMRRISHFPTPSCVLAVGELRRVELTEGELMSGLTLALDGIQDAGNVGTLIRIADWFGFDRVLLSPECADLFSQKVINASMGSFSRVRCIVADLARELETVVRKGRVPVYGCDLQGTPVDAMQSAKTAIVVVGSEGGGLSRAVADCVTERVTIPRYGAAESLNAAVAAGIVCAQLRMGAG from the coding sequence ATGGCGCTCACAAAGGCTGAACTGACCCACCTGAGATCCCTCCGGGAGAAGAAACACCGCGAGGAACTGGGGCTGTTCGTTGTCGAGGGTGAGAAGGTTGTGCACGAACTGGTTTCGGCCGGCTATCCGCTGGTCGGCATTTATGCGCTGGAGATTGAGGCGTTCGACTCGGGGGCGATTCCCGTGCACCGGGTCACGGACGGGGAGATGAGGCGCATCAGCCACTTTCCGACGCCGTCTTGCGTGCTTGCGGTTGGGGAACTTCGCCGGGTCGAATTGACGGAAGGGGAACTGATGTCCGGCCTGACGCTTGCACTCGACGGCATCCAGGACGCCGGGAATGTGGGCACCCTGATTCGCATTGCCGATTGGTTCGGCTTTGATCGCGTCCTGCTTTCGCCGGAGTGCGCGGATCTCTTTTCGCAGAAAGTCATCAATGCCAGCATGGGTTCTTTCAGCCGCGTGCGGTGCATCGTGGCCGACCTCGCCAGGGAATTGGAAACGGTCGTCCGGAAAGGGAGAGTCCCCGTTTATGGCTGCGACCTGCAGGGCACTCCCGTTGATGCGATGCAGTCTGCCAAGACTGCCATTGTTGTTGTGGGCAGCGAGGGCGGGGGATTGAGTCGGGCGGTGGCGGACTGCGTGACCGAGCGCGTCACGATACCTCGATACGGCGCGGCGGAATCACTCAATGCTGCGGTGGCGGCCGGAATTGTCTGCGCCCAGTTGAGGATGGGAGCGGGCTAG